In Thunnus thynnus chromosome 4, fThuThy2.1, whole genome shotgun sequence, a genomic segment contains:
- the zgc:123305 gene encoding zgc:123305 isoform X1, with product MNIVGQLAETVFVTVKELYRGLNPATLTGGIDVIVVRQPDGSFQCSPFHVRFGKLGVLRSKEKVVDIEINGESVDLHMKLGDNGEAFFVEENENMESQVPAHLCTSPIPLEVPEDMEESLEGSSITGSGARRKKRRRKRMRSDTHLREEASSSSDERGREKEWERESDQTGQESPAKEESVTPLHLSKSVYFSLSEEPNEELGSPQSRDTHPHSDGEQSPSESSVFFSRPSSPKSDSELLVKPQESSRPQMEWNWGGFPMLCQSERTPVELQRISPSDNSHFRTIERQDSFDMGFEPVISCGRMGSVTVVRPQPRTHSLDLGSHSMQAMPLSSEKDLRIANSTPSDLSESHASSGKTSMDSTQTQESTKGQKENRDSFSYSVSLINGSESLASNVSTVSVEHVSTVADTISLGGKNSGVSVTKPENAQKQPIKESKDCMVQADENIACTESSNLQRQGALFEQSQQGSTRSAPVNEGDSGIDPGAEGGEEDSGPGVTDGSVGGSLTNKTAPKADGANWAVAEGLANSSEKKGKRNHHLGPTDIYLDDLTSLNPEVAALYFPKSETEGVSQHGAELGSCSGSQSPQSVGSGAMDSGTEYLSDSTSYNMDVTMSLCGQEGDTSQITKEKFMEHIVTYQDFANNPGIIEDPSLVICINSNYYNWAVAAPMVLSMTTFQKNLPKSTVERLVKDKMHKKSGRWWFSWRRRDMDYNQQKNSKEEQEEPLAHIPASVKATLDDIDSDEAAGLGRKAILPSSLSTETLNATQCISQMYRKSLRLTSKQIEHLNLRDGANKVVFSVTTQYQGTCRCEAAIYLWNWDDRVIISDIDGTITKSDALGHILPQFGKDWTHKGIAKLYHKIHQNGYKFLYCSARAIGMAAITKDYLQWVNDKGTVLPKGPVLLAPSSLFSALHREVIEKKPEVFKIACLSDIRDLFNPHRQPFYAAFGNRTNDAYAYKQVGVPDTRIFTVNPKGELIQEKTKGNKSSYSHLSELVEHFFPMHSMEGSTCSALDCPEYSSFSYWKEPLPELDLDALL from the exons ATGAATATTGTTGGCCAGTTGGCGGAGACAGTGTTTGTGACGGTGAAGGAGCTGTATCGTGGCCTTAACCCCGCCACTCTCACCGGAGGGATCGATGTCATTGTGGTGCGACAGCCTGATGGATCGTTCCAGTGTTCCCCCTTTCATGTCCGCTTTGGCAAGCTGGGCGTGCTGCGCTCCAAAGAGAAAGTT GTGGACATTGAGATAAATGGAGAATCAGTGGACCTGCACATGAAACTAGGGGATAATGGGgaagctttttttgtggaagaaaatgaaaacatggag TCCCAAGTCCCAGCACATCTGTGCACATCCCCGATTCCACTTGAGGTCCCTGAAGACATGGAGGAGTCTCTTGAGGGATCCTCCATCACTGGGTCTGGCGCCCGCAGGAAGAAACGCCGCCGCAAACGCATGCGTTCGGACACTCACCTGAGAGAAGAGGCCAGCTCCTCGTcggatgagagaggaagagagaaggagtgggagagagaaagtgatcAGACCGGGCAGGAGAGTCCTGCTAAAGAGGAGTCCGTCACACCATTGCATCTCAG TAAATCAGTGTACTTCTCGCTGTCTGAGGAGCCGAATGAGGAGCTGGGGTCCCCGCAAAGCAGAGACACTCATCCACACTCAGACGGAGAGCAGTCACCCTCGGAAAG CAGTGTGTTCTTTAGTCGGCCTTCCTCTCCTAAGAGTGACTCTGAGCTTCTGGTTAAACCCCAAGAGTCCTCTCGGCCTCAGATGGAGTGGAACTGGGGAGGTTTTCCCATG CTGTGTCAATCGGAGAGGACACCAGTGGAGTTGCAGCGCATCTCCCCCTCTGACAATTCTCATTTCCGCACCATTGAGCGACAGGACTCCTTTGACATGGGCTTTGAGCCTGTGATCAGCTGTGGCAGAATGGGCAGTGTAACAGTGGTCAGACCACAACCCAGGACTCATTCCCTAGACCTAGGTAGCCACTCCATGCAAGCCATGCCTTTATCCTCAGAGAAAGACCTTCGCATTGCCAATTCCACTCCCAGTGACCTCTCTGAGTCTCATGCATCATCAGGGAAGACTAGTATGGACTCAACTCAGACACAAGAATCCACAAAGGGGCAGAAGGAGAACAGAGACTCATTTTCTTATTCAGTTAGTCTAATTAATGGTAGTGAGTCCCTTGCCAGCAATGTAAGTACAGTCAGTGTTGAGCATGTTAGCACTGTGGCTGATACAATTAGCCTTGGGGGCAAAAATAGTGGAGTCAGTGTGACCAAACCAGAAAACGCGCAAAAACAACCCATTAAAGAAAGTAAAGACTGCATGGTCCAAGCAGACGAGAACATAGCATGTACAGAATCATCAAATCTACAGAGGCAAGGTGCTTTATTTGAGCAAAGTCAACAGGGGTCCACCAGGAGTGCCCCTGTCAATGAGGGGGATAGTGGGATAGATCCTGGTgctgagggaggggaggaggataGTGGACCTGGAGTAACTGATGGGTCAGTGGGAGGTTCACTGACCAATAAGACTGCACCAAAAGCTGATGGGGCCAACTGGGCTGTTGCAGAGGGGTTGGCAAACTCTTCGGAGAAGAAAG GTAAACGTAATCACCATCTGGGACCAACAGATATTTACTTGGATGATCTGACTTCTCTGAACCCTGAGGTGGCGGCACTCTACTTCCCCAAGAG TGAGACAGAAGGAGTGTCTCAACATGGGGCAGAGCTGGGCTCCTGCTCGGGGAGCCAGTCACCACAGTCTGTGGGCAGCGGGGCCATGGACAGCGGTACAGAGTACCTGTCAGATTCGACCTCCTACAATATGGACGTCACCATGTCCCTCTGCGGACAAGAGGGTGACACCAGCCAAATAACTAAAG AAAAGTTTATGGAACACATTGTGACATACCAGGATTTTGCCAACAATCCAGGAATCATTGAGGATCCAAGCCTCGTCATCTGCATTAACTCCAA CTATTATAACTGGGCAGTGGCTGCTCCAATGGTGCTGTCAATGACAACTTTCCAGAAAAATCTACCCAAg AGCACCGTAGAGAGGCTGGTGAAAGACAAGATGCACAAAAAGTCTGGTCGCTGGTGGTTCTCCTGGAGGAGAAGAGACATGGACTACAACCAG CAAAAGAATTCAAAGGAAGAGCAAGAGGAGCCACTGGCCCATATTCCTGCCTCAGTGAA AGCGACACTGGATGATATCGACAGTGATGAGGCGGCAGGTCTCGGCCGAAAAGCCATCCTTCCTTCCAGCCTATCAACAGAAACCCTCAACGCCACTCAATGTATCAGCCAGATGTACCGCAAATCACTTCGTCTGACCTCTAAACAAATA GAGCACCTAAACCTGCGTGACGGAGCCAACAAGGTGGTGTTCAGTGTGACAACTCAATACCAGGGCACCTGTCGCTGTGAGGCCGCCATCTATCTGTGGAACTGGGACGACCGCGTCATCATATCAGACATAGACGGCACCATCACTAA GTCTGATGCTCTGGGTCATATTCTACCTCAGTTTGGCAAAGACTGGACACACAAAGGCATTGCCAAACTCTACCACAAAATACACCA AAATGGCTACAAGTTCCTATATTGTTCAGCCCGGGCTATAGGTATGGCTGCCATCACTAAGGACTACCTGCAGTGGGTCAATGATAAAGGCACTGTCCTTCCTAAAGGCCCTGTACTGCTGGCTCCCAGCAGCCTTTTTTCAGCACTACACAG AGAGGTGATTGAGAAGAAGCCGGAGGTGTTTAAAATTGCCTGTCTCAGTGACATCAGGGACTTGTTCAACCCCCACAGACAGCCGTTCTACGCAGCATTCGGCAACAGGACCAAT GATGCTTACGCCTATAAGCAGGTTGGTGTTCCTGACACCAGGATATTTACTGTCAACCCAAAAGGAGAGCTCATCCAAGAGAAGACTAAAGGAAACAAGTCCTC gtaCAGCCATCTCAGTGAGTTGGTGGAGCATTTCTTCCCCATGCACTCTATGGAAGGCAGCACATGCTCTGCTTTAGACTGTCCTGAGTACAGCAGTTTCTCCTATTGGAAGGAGCCTTTGCCAGAACTGGACCTGGATGCACTATTGTAG
- the zgc:123305 gene encoding zgc:123305 isoform X2, translating into MNIVGQLAETVFVTVKELYRGLNPATLTGGIDVIVVRQPDGSFQCSPFHVRFGKLGVLRSKEKVVDIEINGESVDLHMKLGDNGEAFFVEENENMESQVPAHLCTSPIPLEVPEDMEESLEGSSITGSGARRKKRRRKRMRSDTHLREEASSSSDERGREKEWERESDQTGQESPAKEESVTPLHLSKSVYFSLSEEPNEELGSPQSRDTHPHSDGEQSPSESVFFSRPSSPKSDSELLVKPQESSRPQMEWNWGGFPMLCQSERTPVELQRISPSDNSHFRTIERQDSFDMGFEPVISCGRMGSVTVVRPQPRTHSLDLGSHSMQAMPLSSEKDLRIANSTPSDLSESHASSGKTSMDSTQTQESTKGQKENRDSFSYSVSLINGSESLASNVSTVSVEHVSTVADTISLGGKNSGVSVTKPENAQKQPIKESKDCMVQADENIACTESSNLQRQGALFEQSQQGSTRSAPVNEGDSGIDPGAEGGEEDSGPGVTDGSVGGSLTNKTAPKADGANWAVAEGLANSSEKKGKRNHHLGPTDIYLDDLTSLNPEVAALYFPKSETEGVSQHGAELGSCSGSQSPQSVGSGAMDSGTEYLSDSTSYNMDVTMSLCGQEGDTSQITKEKFMEHIVTYQDFANNPGIIEDPSLVICINSNYYNWAVAAPMVLSMTTFQKNLPKSTVERLVKDKMHKKSGRWWFSWRRRDMDYNQQKNSKEEQEEPLAHIPASVKATLDDIDSDEAAGLGRKAILPSSLSTETLNATQCISQMYRKSLRLTSKQIEHLNLRDGANKVVFSVTTQYQGTCRCEAAIYLWNWDDRVIISDIDGTITKSDALGHILPQFGKDWTHKGIAKLYHKIHQNGYKFLYCSARAIGMAAITKDYLQWVNDKGTVLPKGPVLLAPSSLFSALHREVIEKKPEVFKIACLSDIRDLFNPHRQPFYAAFGNRTNDAYAYKQVGVPDTRIFTVNPKGELIQEKTKGNKSSYSHLSELVEHFFPMHSMEGSTCSALDCPEYSSFSYWKEPLPELDLDALL; encoded by the exons ATGAATATTGTTGGCCAGTTGGCGGAGACAGTGTTTGTGACGGTGAAGGAGCTGTATCGTGGCCTTAACCCCGCCACTCTCACCGGAGGGATCGATGTCATTGTGGTGCGACAGCCTGATGGATCGTTCCAGTGTTCCCCCTTTCATGTCCGCTTTGGCAAGCTGGGCGTGCTGCGCTCCAAAGAGAAAGTT GTGGACATTGAGATAAATGGAGAATCAGTGGACCTGCACATGAAACTAGGGGATAATGGGgaagctttttttgtggaagaaaatgaaaacatggag TCCCAAGTCCCAGCACATCTGTGCACATCCCCGATTCCACTTGAGGTCCCTGAAGACATGGAGGAGTCTCTTGAGGGATCCTCCATCACTGGGTCTGGCGCCCGCAGGAAGAAACGCCGCCGCAAACGCATGCGTTCGGACACTCACCTGAGAGAAGAGGCCAGCTCCTCGTcggatgagagaggaagagagaaggagtgggagagagaaagtgatcAGACCGGGCAGGAGAGTCCTGCTAAAGAGGAGTCCGTCACACCATTGCATCTCAG TAAATCAGTGTACTTCTCGCTGTCTGAGGAGCCGAATGAGGAGCTGGGGTCCCCGCAAAGCAGAGACACTCATCCACACTCAGACGGAGAGCAGTCACCCTCGGAAAG TGTGTTCTTTAGTCGGCCTTCCTCTCCTAAGAGTGACTCTGAGCTTCTGGTTAAACCCCAAGAGTCCTCTCGGCCTCAGATGGAGTGGAACTGGGGAGGTTTTCCCATG CTGTGTCAATCGGAGAGGACACCAGTGGAGTTGCAGCGCATCTCCCCCTCTGACAATTCTCATTTCCGCACCATTGAGCGACAGGACTCCTTTGACATGGGCTTTGAGCCTGTGATCAGCTGTGGCAGAATGGGCAGTGTAACAGTGGTCAGACCACAACCCAGGACTCATTCCCTAGACCTAGGTAGCCACTCCATGCAAGCCATGCCTTTATCCTCAGAGAAAGACCTTCGCATTGCCAATTCCACTCCCAGTGACCTCTCTGAGTCTCATGCATCATCAGGGAAGACTAGTATGGACTCAACTCAGACACAAGAATCCACAAAGGGGCAGAAGGAGAACAGAGACTCATTTTCTTATTCAGTTAGTCTAATTAATGGTAGTGAGTCCCTTGCCAGCAATGTAAGTACAGTCAGTGTTGAGCATGTTAGCACTGTGGCTGATACAATTAGCCTTGGGGGCAAAAATAGTGGAGTCAGTGTGACCAAACCAGAAAACGCGCAAAAACAACCCATTAAAGAAAGTAAAGACTGCATGGTCCAAGCAGACGAGAACATAGCATGTACAGAATCATCAAATCTACAGAGGCAAGGTGCTTTATTTGAGCAAAGTCAACAGGGGTCCACCAGGAGTGCCCCTGTCAATGAGGGGGATAGTGGGATAGATCCTGGTgctgagggaggggaggaggataGTGGACCTGGAGTAACTGATGGGTCAGTGGGAGGTTCACTGACCAATAAGACTGCACCAAAAGCTGATGGGGCCAACTGGGCTGTTGCAGAGGGGTTGGCAAACTCTTCGGAGAAGAAAG GTAAACGTAATCACCATCTGGGACCAACAGATATTTACTTGGATGATCTGACTTCTCTGAACCCTGAGGTGGCGGCACTCTACTTCCCCAAGAG TGAGACAGAAGGAGTGTCTCAACATGGGGCAGAGCTGGGCTCCTGCTCGGGGAGCCAGTCACCACAGTCTGTGGGCAGCGGGGCCATGGACAGCGGTACAGAGTACCTGTCAGATTCGACCTCCTACAATATGGACGTCACCATGTCCCTCTGCGGACAAGAGGGTGACACCAGCCAAATAACTAAAG AAAAGTTTATGGAACACATTGTGACATACCAGGATTTTGCCAACAATCCAGGAATCATTGAGGATCCAAGCCTCGTCATCTGCATTAACTCCAA CTATTATAACTGGGCAGTGGCTGCTCCAATGGTGCTGTCAATGACAACTTTCCAGAAAAATCTACCCAAg AGCACCGTAGAGAGGCTGGTGAAAGACAAGATGCACAAAAAGTCTGGTCGCTGGTGGTTCTCCTGGAGGAGAAGAGACATGGACTACAACCAG CAAAAGAATTCAAAGGAAGAGCAAGAGGAGCCACTGGCCCATATTCCTGCCTCAGTGAA AGCGACACTGGATGATATCGACAGTGATGAGGCGGCAGGTCTCGGCCGAAAAGCCATCCTTCCTTCCAGCCTATCAACAGAAACCCTCAACGCCACTCAATGTATCAGCCAGATGTACCGCAAATCACTTCGTCTGACCTCTAAACAAATA GAGCACCTAAACCTGCGTGACGGAGCCAACAAGGTGGTGTTCAGTGTGACAACTCAATACCAGGGCACCTGTCGCTGTGAGGCCGCCATCTATCTGTGGAACTGGGACGACCGCGTCATCATATCAGACATAGACGGCACCATCACTAA GTCTGATGCTCTGGGTCATATTCTACCTCAGTTTGGCAAAGACTGGACACACAAAGGCATTGCCAAACTCTACCACAAAATACACCA AAATGGCTACAAGTTCCTATATTGTTCAGCCCGGGCTATAGGTATGGCTGCCATCACTAAGGACTACCTGCAGTGGGTCAATGATAAAGGCACTGTCCTTCCTAAAGGCCCTGTACTGCTGGCTCCCAGCAGCCTTTTTTCAGCACTACACAG AGAGGTGATTGAGAAGAAGCCGGAGGTGTTTAAAATTGCCTGTCTCAGTGACATCAGGGACTTGTTCAACCCCCACAGACAGCCGTTCTACGCAGCATTCGGCAACAGGACCAAT GATGCTTACGCCTATAAGCAGGTTGGTGTTCCTGACACCAGGATATTTACTGTCAACCCAAAAGGAGAGCTCATCCAAGAGAAGACTAAAGGAAACAAGTCCTC gtaCAGCCATCTCAGTGAGTTGGTGGAGCATTTCTTCCCCATGCACTCTATGGAAGGCAGCACATGCTCTGCTTTAGACTGTCCTGAGTACAGCAGTTTCTCCTATTGGAAGGAGCCTTTGCCAGAACTGGACCTGGATGCACTATTGTAG